Proteins from a genomic interval of Phyllopteryx taeniolatus isolate TA_2022b chromosome 3, UOR_Ptae_1.2, whole genome shotgun sequence:
- the LOC133474925 gene encoding cilia- and flagella-associated protein 157-like has protein sequence MPKKKEKKQEEGDKTKKKQSRVTPAEERESGDKEKDLYVVQIGFLSEELERQQLKCKRLEKENTSLACRCVSVETEKKDAVEYLKRELLEKEDEVDRLAEQLDQSLREAHTDRDDLRSRLTGELRELQDRIHRLEDDNAGQVVRLAAVETFEKQKGQLMFNMAATEKKLADREEEHADAVQAAKMEALLEKTRLEKELEAQAAARAAEVELLVEQKLPEASKRVAMENLEVKARYAELSEKAHQLARENHTLRQQRGRKATDVAILEETIAKMARQSCVRKKVAEQLQAELTERSCDLELLRNQRDQSRAELEALRSKLNRISAILSRDIIFCL, from the exons atgcccaaaaagaaggagaagaaacaAGAGGAAGGcgacaaaacaaagaaaaagcaaagtcgAGTCACTCCCGCTGAAGAACGAGAGTCTGGGGACAAAGAGAAGGATTTATATGTCGTTCAAATCGGCTTTTTGAGCGAGGAGCTCGAGAG ACAGCAGCTGAAATGCAAGCGCCTGGAGAAGGAGAATACGTCGCTGGCGTGTCGTTGCGTCTCCGTGGAGACGGAGAAGAAGGATGCGGTAGAGTACCTGAAGAGGGAGCTGCTCGAGAAGGAGGACGAGGTGGACCGGTTGGCGGAGCAGCTGGACCAGAGTCTGCGCGAAGCCCACACAGACCGGGACGACCTGAGGAGCCGGTTGACTGGGGAACTCCGGGAACTCCAGGATCGCATCCACCGGCTGGAGGATGACAATGCCGGGCAAG TGGTCAGGCTGGCGGCGGTGGAGACTTTCGAGAAACAGAAGGGGCAGCTGATGTTCAACATGGCGGCCACAGAGAAGAAGCTGGCCGACCgggaggaggagcatgccgaCGCCGTGCAGGCCGCAAAGATGGAGGCGCTGCTGGAGAAGACCAG GCTGGAGAAGGAGCTGGAGGCCCAGGCGGCGGCGAGGGCGGCGGAGGTGGAGCTTCTGGTGGAGCAAAAGCTGCCCGAGGCCAGCAAGCGGGTGGCGATGGAGAACCTGGAGGTGAAGGCGCGATATGCCGAACTGTCCGAGAAGGCCCACCAGCTGGCGCGGGAAAACCACACCCTGAGACAGCAGAGGGGCCGGAAGGCGACCGACGTTGCCATCCTCGAGGAAACCATCGCGAAAATGGCGCGGCAGAGCTGCGTACGCAAGAAG GTGGCGGAGCAGTTGCAGGCAGAGCTGACAGAGCGCAGTTGTGACCTGGAACTACTTCGGAACCAACGCGACCAATCCCGCGCCGAGCTGGAGGCACTCAGGTCCAAACTTAACCGTATATCGGCCATATTGTCACGTGACATAATTTTCTGCCTATGA